In one window of Neofelis nebulosa isolate mNeoNeb1 chromosome 15, mNeoNeb1.pri, whole genome shotgun sequence DNA:
- the CCDC185 gene encoding LOW QUALITY PROTEIN: coiled-coil domain-containing protein 185 (The sequence of the model RefSeq protein was modified relative to this genomic sequence to represent the inferred CDS: deleted 1 base in 1 codon) — protein sequence MEGLGRFCPSSLLDPGSWATTPGSGSEAGTPSPHARCAPTARPRRRRCPDSPRESRSLTDVATGPPDGARRPRPHGRRLEDAWGEPGAGAQGPAWRRQPPGPRHCPPAQGGSPPPCPEGASSPPGGTFGAHRAQNGDQWAVPPCGGAGRRSLSSALSQRPSGRSQECGAPAACACAHLREGSDPGESAARQRSQASASREERPSPRAQLLRTELEEALTTSRGQKIVALVLTRLRKAQRMRELQQQAAAAWEELRLSDQKVQRTLERERERLLHESREQWRQQERRVRRRHGPARPDDDPERAPKLAPATPRQSRELRAPEPERPERAGPRQGLHPTDTQEPVRETNLSSLVNYQARKVLLDCQAKAEELLRKLSQEQGAQRCPGAQPGLGRELGPGAQRPREPLQQVRRRRAEAGEQVPAHKGLLTELAERRARRAGGGGDELGVLRGENQHILKLKAEKEGKCHIEGIKEAIRRKQQRREHISREQDATLEEFEKLSRASRGDQARALAGSLLDRRAREEAGPQGC from the exons ATGGAGGGCTTAGGCCGCTTTTGCCCGAGCTCCCTCCTGGACCCGGGCTCGTGGGCCACCACCCCGGGCTCGGGGAGCGAGGCCGGGACACCCTCGCCACATGCGCGCTGCGCGCCCACCGCGCGGCCTCGAAGGCGCAGGTGCCCGGACTCGCCCCGAGAGAGCCGCAGCCTGACCGACGTGGCCACTGGGCCCCCAGACGGCGCCAGGAGGCCCCGGCCCCACGGACGGCGCCTGGAGGACGCCTGGGGCGAGCCGGGGGCCGGCGCGCAAGGCCCGGCCTGGCGACGGCAGCCCCCAGGGCCCCGGCACTGCCCTCCAGCCCAGGGAGGCTCGCCCCCACCTTGCCCCGAGGGAGCGTCCAGCCCCCCGGGCGGGACCTTCGGGGCGCACAGGGCGCAGAACGGAGACCAGTGGGCAGTGCCGCCGTGCGGAGGAGCGGGTCGCCGGTCCCTGTCCTCGGCTCTGTCCCAGAGGCCTTCGGGGCGGTCCCAGGAGTGCGGGGCGCCGGCGGCTTGCGCGTGCGCTCACCTGCGGGAAGGCAGTGACCCCGGGGAGTCCGCGGCCCGCCAGCGGTCCCAAGCGTCAGCGTCGCGTGAGGAGCGGCCGAGCCCGCGCGCCCAGCTCCTCAGGACCGAGTTGGAGGAGGCGCTCACGACCTCCAGGGGCCAGAAGATCGTGGCCCTGGTCCTGACCCGGCTCCGGAAGGCCCAGAGGATGCGGGAGCTGCAGCAGCAGGCGGCCGCCGCCTGGGAGGAGCTGAGGCTCTCGGACCAGAAGGTGCAGCGGACCCTGGAGCGGGAGCGCGAGCGGCTTCTGCACGAGAGCCGCGAGCAGTGGCGGCAGCAGGAGCGGCGCGTCCGACGGCGCCACGGCCCCGCGAGGCCGGACGACGACCCGGAGCGCGCCCCGAAGCTCGCGCCGGCGACCCCCCGGCAGAGCCGTGAGCTGCGCGCGCCGGAGCCCGAGAGGCCCGAGCGGGCGGGTCCCCGGCAGGGCCTGCACCCCACGGACACCCAGGAGCCGGTCCGGGAGACCAACCTCAGCTCCCTGGTCAACTACCAGGCCCGGAAGGTGCTCCTGGACTGCCAGGCCAAGGCCGAAGAGCTGCTGAGGAAGCTGTCCCAGGAGCAGGGCGCCCAGCGGTGCCCG GGGGCGCAGCCgggcctggggagggagctggggcccGGGGCGCAGCGGCCCCGGGAGCCTCTGCAGCAggtgcggcggcggcgcgcgGAGGCCGGGGAGCAGGTGCCGGCGCACAAGGGGCTGCTGACCGAGCTGGCCGAGCGCAGGGCGCggcgggccgggggcggcgggGACGAGCTCGGCGTCCTGCGGGGGGAGAACCAGCACATTCTGAAGCTGAAAGCCGAGAAGGAGGGCAAGTGCCACATCGAGGGCATCAAGGAGGCCATCCGGAGGAAGCAGCAGAGGAGGGAGCACATCTCCCGGGAGCAGGACGCCACGTTGGAGGAATTCGAGAAGCTCTCCAGGGCCTCCCGGGGGGACCAGGCGCGCGCGCTGGCCGGCAGCCTCCTGGACCGGCGGGCGCGGGAGGAGGCGGGGCCGCAGGGCTGCTGA